Proteins found in one Pristiophorus japonicus isolate sPriJap1 chromosome 25, sPriJap1.hap1, whole genome shotgun sequence genomic segment:
- the LOC139238075 gene encoding zinc finger protein 664-like — MEAEGTFRSGEKRYTCSVCGQGFSRSSNLERLKCSHTEKKLCKYGDCGKRFNYVSQLETHRRVHTGERPFTCSNCGLGFTASSNLLTHQRVHTGERPFTCSDCGKGFTRSSNLLIHQRVHTGERPFTCSDCGKGFTTSSQLLKHQRVHTGERPFTCSDRGKGFTTSSNLLTHQRVHK; from the coding sequence atggaagcagaaggcacctttcgcagtggggagaaacggtacacgtgctctgtgtgtggacaaggcttcagtcgatcgtccaacctggagagacttaagtgcagtcacactgagaagaaactgtgtaaatatggggattgtgggaaacgtttcaactacgtgtcccagctggaaacacatcggcgagttcacactggggagagaccgttcacctgctccaactgtgggttgggattcactgcatcatccaacctgctgacacaccagcgagttcacactggggagaggccgttcacctgctccgactgtgggaagggattcactcggtcatccaacctgctgatacaccagcgagttcacactggggagaggccgttcacctgctccgactgtgggaagggattcactacatcatcccaactgctgaaacaccagcgagttcacactggggagaggccgttcacctgctccgaccgtgggaagggattcactacatcatccaacctgctgacacaccagcgagttcacaagtga